From Verrucomicrobiota bacterium, a single genomic window includes:
- a CDS encoding RnfABCDGE type electron transport complex subunit D, with the protein MLSVSSSPHVRAREDAGRIMRDVIIALVPALVASYFFFGIAGIMLTAIACIAALATEIALLAWRGRKVDHAAVYSALVTAVLMTFCVSPLVPWWMVVVGAVVAIGIGKHAFGGLGHNIFNPALVGRAFLMSAYMVPMTTWKLPDGISGATPLAHMKIGAYDKLPSLWHLALGDIGGCIGETSAILLLAGAAYLLVRRVITWHVPVAYLGALAVFVWIFGGTTKGGAGLDVHVFNGLGPMNLGAIPVHLLAGGVILGACFMATDYVSSPMTPKGMIIFGVGCGILTGVIRIFGGYPEGTSYAILLMNMTVPLIDRATMPRLFGARRLMKKKGAA; encoded by the coding sequence TTGCTCAGCGTCTCGTCGTCGCCCCACGTGCGCGCGCGCGAGGACGCCGGCCGCATCATGCGCGACGTGATCATTGCGCTCGTGCCGGCGCTCGTCGCCTCGTACTTCTTCTTCGGCATCGCGGGCATCATGCTCACGGCGATCGCGTGCATCGCCGCGCTGGCCACGGAGATCGCCTTGCTCGCCTGGCGCGGCCGCAAAGTGGACCACGCGGCCGTCTACTCGGCGCTCGTGACCGCGGTTCTCATGACGTTCTGCGTCTCGCCGCTCGTGCCGTGGTGGATGGTCGTCGTCGGCGCGGTGGTTGCCATCGGCATCGGCAAGCACGCCTTCGGCGGGCTCGGGCACAACATCTTCAACCCGGCCCTCGTCGGGCGCGCGTTCCTTATGAGCGCCTACATGGTGCCGATGACGACGTGGAAGTTGCCCGACGGAATCAGCGGCGCCACGCCGCTCGCGCACATGAAAATCGGTGCCTACGATAAGCTGCCCAGCCTGTGGCATCTCGCGCTCGGCGACATCGGCGGCTGCATCGGCGAGACCTCGGCCATCCTGCTGCTCGCCGGCGCGGCCTACCTCCTCGTGCGCCGGGTTATTACCTGGCACGTGCCGGTCGCGTACCTCGGCGCGCTCGCCGTGTTCGTCTGGATCTTCGGCGGCACGACGAAAGGCGGCGCCGGCCTCGACGTGCACGTGTTCAACGGCCTCGGTCCGATGAACCTTGGCGCGATTCCCGTTCACTTGCTCGCCGGCGGCGTCATCCTCGGTGCCTGCTTCATGGCCACCGACTATGTCAGCAGCCCGATGACGCCGAAAGGCATGATCATCTTTGGCGTCGGGTGCGGGATCCTCACCGGCGTTATTCGTATCTTCGGGGGCTATCCCGAGGGCACCTCGTACGCGATCCTGCTGATGAATATGACCGTGCCGTTGATCGACCGCGCCACCATGCCACGGCTGTTCGGCGCGCGAAGGCTGATGAAGAAGAAAGGCGCCGCATGA
- the rsxC gene encoding electron transport complex subunit RsxC has product MITFRGGVHPPAHKGLTDELALDDAAPPAVVRVPLQQHIGAPAKPVVEKGAAVKLGQTIAEPGGFVSVPHHAPVSGTVKAIKEYPHASGRALLAIEIENDGQDTPADELEPMPDWRAVPVEALRDRVRAAGIVGLGGAAFPTHVKLSPPKDKPIHTVIINGAECEPYLTCDYRLMIETPDAVLVGADIVRRCVGAERVIVGIEDNKPRAVEMMERNARDLDKVEIAAVHTKYPQGSELQLIRAVAGAELPKSKLPMEAGVVVQNVGTALAIYEAVVGGKPLVDRAVTVTGPGVVSPRNLRVRLGTLCNELIEQAGGMTPDVGRVIMGGPMMGLAMPGADVPCMKSTSGLLLLLRHDLVSYELNPCIRCGKCETHCPAGLATARIGLAVELGNIERAEALAVLECIECGCCSYVCPARRPMTQLMRVGKSKVLKERARRKIGA; this is encoded by the coding sequence GTGATAACCTTTCGCGGGGGCGTTCATCCCCCTGCACACAAGGGGCTGACAGACGAGCTCGCGCTCGACGACGCCGCGCCGCCCGCGGTGGTCAGGGTCCCTTTGCAGCAGCATATCGGCGCGCCGGCCAAGCCGGTCGTCGAGAAGGGCGCCGCCGTTAAGCTCGGCCAGACGATCGCCGAGCCGGGCGGCTTTGTCAGCGTGCCGCATCATGCGCCCGTCTCGGGCACCGTCAAGGCGATCAAGGAGTACCCGCACGCCTCCGGCCGCGCGCTTCTGGCCATCGAGATCGAGAACGACGGCCAGGATACGCCCGCCGACGAGCTCGAACCGATGCCCGACTGGCGTGCCGTGCCCGTCGAGGCGCTGCGCGACCGCGTGCGCGCCGCCGGCATCGTGGGCCTTGGCGGTGCGGCGTTCCCGACGCACGTCAAGCTCTCGCCGCCCAAGGACAAGCCCATCCATACCGTCATCATCAACGGCGCCGAGTGCGAGCCGTATCTGACGTGCGACTACCGTCTCATGATCGAGACGCCCGACGCCGTGCTCGTCGGCGCCGACATCGTGCGCCGCTGCGTCGGCGCCGAGCGCGTGATCGTCGGCATCGAGGACAACAAGCCGCGCGCCGTCGAGATGATGGAACGCAACGCGCGCGACCTCGACAAGGTCGAGATCGCCGCCGTCCATACGAAGTACCCGCAGGGCAGTGAGCTTCAGCTCATCCGCGCCGTCGCCGGCGCCGAGCTGCCCAAGAGCAAGCTGCCGATGGAGGCGGGTGTCGTGGTGCAGAACGTCGGCACCGCCCTCGCCATCTATGAGGCCGTCGTGGGCGGCAAGCCGCTCGTCGATCGCGCCGTCACGGTCACCGGCCCCGGCGTGGTGAGCCCGCGCAACCTGCGCGTCCGCCTCGGCACGCTCTGCAACGAGCTGATCGAACAAGCCGGCGGCATGACACCCGATGTCGGCCGCGTCATCATGGGCGGTCCCATGATGGGACTCGCCATGCCGGGCGCCGACGTGCCCTGCATGAAGAGCACCTCGGGCCTGTTGCTGCTCCTGCGCCACGATCTGGTCAGCTACGAGCTCAATCCCTGCATCCGCTGCGGCAAGTGCGAGACCCATTGCCCGGCCGGTCTGGCGACGGCGCGCATCGGCCTCGCCGTCGAGCTGGGCAACATCGAGCGCGCCGAGGCGCTCGCCGTGCTCGAGTGCATTGAATGCGGCTGTTGCTCGTACGTCTGCCCGGCACGCCGCCCGATGACCCAGCTCATGCGCGTCGGCAAGAGCAAGGTGCTCAAGGAACGGGCGAGGAGGAAGATCGGTGCCTGA
- a CDS encoding pyridoxamine 5'-phosphate oxidase family protein has protein sequence MRIPEKAKVLMEQGRTIGFATVSADGRPNCAPMLQYWWWSDDSLIVGDLFMKATRANVEATGQVSWCVWHDETGESYKFLGTAVYKTSGPEYDFANEDLHRKKPEKSFRGVVVVKVSEVYDAARSATAGTLVAKL, from the coding sequence ATGAGAATCCCCGAGAAAGCCAAGGTATTGATGGAACAGGGTCGGACGATCGGCTTCGCCACCGTGTCGGCCGATGGGCGACCGAACTGCGCCCCCATGCTCCAGTACTGGTGGTGGAGCGACGATTCGCTGATCGTGGGCGATTTGTTCATGAAGGCGACGCGGGCAAACGTCGAGGCCACCGGCCAAGTCTCGTGGTGCGTGTGGCACGACGAGACGGGTGAGAGCTACAAGTTCCTGGGTACCGCGGTCTACAAGACTTCGGGACCTGAATATGACTTCGCCAACGAGGACCTCCATCGGAAGAAGCCGGAGAAGAGCTTCCGAGGCGTTGTCGTGGTCAAGGTAAGTGAAGTGTACGACGCCGCTCGCAGTGCCACTGCGGGCACGCTGGTGGCCAAGCTCTGA
- a CDS encoding electron transport complex subunit E, with protein MSARPLSELTKGFMKSNPVFVLLLGLCPTLAVSTTVNDAIGMALAATFVLVCSNVIISLTRDFIPDKVRIPCFIVVIATFVTVVELVMQAYLPPLYKSLGIFVPLIVVNCIILGRAEAFASKNTVLPSLLDGLGMGLGFGIALLILSTIREVLGNGSFLGYRLIPGFDPNNFSGVKPADMPNVPPTPALIMILAPGAFLCLGLILGFISWRRLRKSAAREGAM; from the coding sequence ATGAGCGCACGACCCTTGAGCGAACTCACGAAGGGCTTCATGAAGAGCAATCCCGTCTTCGTGCTGCTCCTCGGCCTCTGTCCGACGCTGGCGGTTTCGACGACGGTCAACGACGCCATTGGCATGGCGCTCGCCGCCACGTTCGTGCTCGTCTGCTCGAACGTCATCATCTCGCTCACGCGCGACTTCATTCCGGACAAGGTGCGTATTCCGTGCTTCATCGTCGTGATCGCCACGTTCGTCACCGTCGTTGAGCTTGTGATGCAGGCCTACCTGCCGCCGCTCTACAAGAGCCTCGGCATCTTTGTCCCGCTCATCGTCGTGAACTGCATCATCCTGGGTCGCGCCGAAGCGTTCGCGTCGAAGAACACGGTGCTCCCGTCGCTGCTCGACGGCTTGGGCATGGGCCTCGGCTTCGGCATCGCGCTGTTGATCCTCTCGACGATCCGCGAGGTGCTCGGCAACGGCTCGTTCCTCGGCTACCGGCTCATTCCAGGTTTTGACCCGAACAACTTCAGCGGCGTCAAACCGGCCGACATGCCGAACGTGCCGCCGACGCCGGCGCTCATCATGATCCTGGCGCCCGGCGCGTTTCTCTGTCTTGGCCTGATCCTCGGTTTCATCAGTTGGCGGCGCCTGCGCAAGAGCGCGGCACGCGAGGGAGCGATGTAG
- a CDS encoding HD domain-containing protein gives MGRSAYVKDLAEGMAVSEVFVLESKSLGTTKSGKPYLTLMLRDRTGRIETKVWDEAEAINTNLAGAQFVHVNGSVESFNNRLQLKAAHLAVKREQDVVLDELMATSARDSDDMLDELKTLARTVKNAWLRKLLAAFFADESFVARFKVSPAAKTIHQSYVGGLIEHTLSVVKIAATLADHYSDLNEGRGLNRDLLITGAVLHDIGKIAELESGVTSGYTTPGQLIGHIVLGYRMVEEKIERIDGFPQELRDQIGHLVLSHQGRLEWKSPVVPLFTEAVLLHYIDDLDAKVQHVAQAIANVRDPEAAFTDWDRVLDRFFYTRVEQGKEV, from the coding sequence ATGGGGCGGAGTGCGTATGTGAAGGATCTCGCCGAGGGGATGGCGGTCAGCGAGGTGTTCGTGCTCGAGTCGAAGTCGCTCGGGACGACGAAATCGGGCAAGCCATACCTGACGCTCATGCTGCGCGACAGGACGGGGCGGATCGAGACGAAGGTCTGGGACGAGGCCGAGGCCATCAATACGAACCTGGCAGGCGCGCAGTTCGTGCATGTCAACGGTTCGGTCGAGTCGTTCAACAACCGGCTTCAGCTCAAGGCGGCGCACCTGGCGGTCAAGCGCGAGCAGGACGTCGTGCTCGACGAGCTGATGGCGACGAGCGCGCGCGACTCGGACGACATGCTCGACGAGCTGAAGACGCTCGCGCGAACCGTCAAGAATGCGTGGCTGCGCAAGCTGCTCGCGGCGTTCTTTGCCGACGAATCGTTCGTGGCACGGTTCAAGGTCTCGCCGGCGGCGAAGACGATCCACCAATCGTACGTCGGCGGGCTGATCGAGCACACGCTGTCGGTCGTGAAGATCGCCGCGACGCTGGCCGACCACTACTCGGACCTTAACGAGGGACGTGGGCTGAACCGCGATCTGCTCATCACGGGCGCCGTGCTCCACGACATCGGCAAGATCGCCGAGCTGGAAAGCGGCGTGACGTCGGGCTACACGACGCCCGGGCAGCTCATCGGCCACATTGTACTCGGGTACCGGATGGTCGAGGAGAAGATCGAGCGGATCGACGGCTTTCCGCAGGAGCTGCGCGACCAGATCGGCCACCTCGTGCTGAGCCACCAGGGGCGGCTCGAATGGAAAAGCCCCGTCGTGCCGCTGTTCACGGAGGCGGTCCTGCTCCACTACATTGACGATCTCGACGCGAAAGTGCAGCACGTCGCGCAGGCCATCGCCAACGTGCGCGACCCGGAGGCGGCATTCACCGATTGGGACCGCGTGCTCGATCGGTTCTTCTACACACGCGTGGAACAAGGAAAAGAGGTATAG
- a CDS encoding RnfABCDGE type electron transport complex subunit B: MMEALLADNLLAVSTIVPAVIGLGGLGIVFGIVLAVASERLAVKVDARVKQVLDILPGINCGACGQPGCEGYADNVVAGKAAPTLCAPGGPEVAQKIAEVLGLAVEAGERLVAFCHCKGGKDSEWKYDYDGIPTCGAAALIAGGPIACNYGCIGFYDCIAACKYDAFLIAPNGMPVVNAEKCVACKACVNACPRGLFELVPISRKVHILCSNLDKGKAVKDVCQVGCIGCTRCVKKCDNGQISMKDGLAVIDYSKGEVNIEAVESCPVGVIHHYAYQDPITWQPPVKEALKGAAEPVQSA, from the coding sequence ATGATGGAAGCGTTACTCGCAGATAACCTCCTCGCCGTCTCCACGATCGTGCCGGCCGTCATCGGCTTGGGCGGGCTGGGCATCGTGTTCGGCATCGTCCTCGCTGTCGCGTCCGAGCGGCTCGCCGTCAAGGTCGATGCGCGCGTGAAGCAGGTACTCGACATTCTGCCGGGCATCAACTGCGGCGCGTGCGGCCAGCCCGGCTGCGAGGGCTACGCCGACAACGTCGTCGCCGGCAAAGCGGCGCCGACCCTCTGCGCGCCGGGCGGGCCGGAGGTCGCGCAGAAGATCGCGGAGGTTCTCGGCCTTGCCGTTGAGGCCGGCGAGCGCCTCGTGGCCTTCTGCCACTGCAAGGGCGGCAAGGACAGCGAGTGGAAGTACGATTACGACGGCATCCCGACCTGCGGCGCCGCCGCGCTGATCGCCGGCGGCCCGATCGCCTGCAATTACGGCTGTATCGGCTTCTACGACTGCATCGCTGCGTGCAAGTACGACGCCTTCCTCATCGCGCCCAACGGCATGCCCGTCGTGAACGCCGAGAAATGCGTCGCCTGCAAAGCGTGCGTCAATGCCTGCCCGCGTGGCCTGTTCGAGTTGGTGCCCATATCACGGAAGGTCCACATCCTGTGCTCGAACCTCGACAAAGGCAAAGCGGTCAAGGACGTGTGCCAGGTCGGCTGCATCGGCTGCACGCGCTGCGTCAAGAAGTGCGACAACGGCCAGATCTCCATGAAGGACGGCCTCGCCGTCATTGACTACTCGAAAGGCGAGGTCAACATCGAAGCCGTCGAGAGCTGCCCTGTCGGCGTTATCCACCACTACGCCTACCAGGACCCCATCACCTGGCAGCCGCCCGTCAAGGAAGCGCTCAAAGGCGCGGCCGAACCCGTCCAATCTGCCTGA
- a CDS encoding electron transport complex subunit RsxA — protein MGIGEAFTILISTIFVYNFVLSRFLGLCPYMGVSKDTSSAIGMGMAVIFVMTLASAVTWPVYRFLLAPSTSNLWYRLFGGSPADYDLTRVLRTISFILVIAALVQFVEMFIRKASPGLYRSLGIYLALITTNCAVLGVAVLNIDMFFQNAQPVPGSYLKSILQGFTAGVGFTLAMVLMSSIRERLEIADVPEPLRGIPIALIVASIMSMAFLGFAGLI, from the coding sequence ATGGGCATCGGCGAAGCATTTACAATCCTGATCAGCACCATCTTCGTCTACAACTTCGTGCTGTCGCGATTCCTCGGCCTGTGCCCATACATGGGCGTGTCGAAGGACACGAGTTCGGCCATCGGCATGGGCATGGCCGTCATCTTCGTCATGACGCTGGCGTCCGCCGTCACGTGGCCCGTCTATCGCTTCCTGCTTGCGCCTTCGACGTCCAACTTGTGGTACCGCCTCTTCGGCGGCAGCCCCGCCGATTACGACCTCACGCGCGTGCTCCGGACGATCTCGTTCATTCTTGTCATCGCCGCGCTTGTGCAGTTCGTCGAGATGTTCATCCGCAAGGCGAGCCCCGGCCTCTACCGGTCGCTCGGCATCTACCTGGCGCTCATCACGACCAATTGCGCCGTCCTCGGCGTGGCCGTGCTCAACATCGACATGTTTTTCCAGAACGCGCAGCCCGTGCCCGGCTCGTACCTCAAATCAATCCTCCAGGGCTTCACGGCCGGCGTCGGGTTCACGCTTGCCATGGTGCTCATGTCGTCGATCCGCGAACGACTCGAAATCGCCGACGTGCCCGAACCGCTGCGCGGTATCCCCATCGCGCTGATCGTCGCGAGCATCATGTCCATGGCGTTCCTCGGCTTCGCTGGCTTGATCTAG
- a CDS encoding FMN-binding protein, whose protein sequence is MNDALKAKPVMLVVVLGAVCAVAAVVLGLVYGATKPRIEAEEVKAKEQALRDVHPGAMRFEQITTEHAVDGTPFVYYEAYNADNVLVGYAFEGHANGYSSTIELTVGLDKDEQTITGIKITKQQETPGLGANCVKSGGSKYIWEIFSRAEAAGEDTGFQSQFSNLAVNALGDDGIPSNVRALSGATITTNAVLRALRTAISDYQVASGRDSKMTVSGATQKDHVDGPGDGQ, encoded by the coding sequence ATGAACGACGCGCTGAAAGCAAAACCCGTCATGCTCGTCGTTGTGCTCGGCGCGGTCTGCGCCGTCGCGGCCGTTGTCCTCGGCCTCGTCTACGGCGCGACCAAGCCGCGCATCGAGGCCGAAGAGGTCAAAGCCAAGGAGCAGGCCCTGCGCGACGTCCATCCCGGCGCCATGCGTTTCGAGCAGATCACGACCGAGCATGCTGTCGACGGCACGCCGTTCGTCTATTATGAGGCGTACAACGCGGACAACGTGCTTGTCGGCTATGCGTTCGAGGGGCACGCGAACGGCTACAGCAGCACGATCGAGCTGACCGTCGGCCTCGACAAGGACGAGCAGACGATCACCGGCATCAAGATCACCAAGCAGCAGGAGACGCCCGGTCTCGGCGCGAACTGCGTCAAAAGCGGCGGGTCGAAGTACATCTGGGAGATCTTCTCGCGTGCCGAGGCGGCCGGAGAGGACACAGGCTTTCAGAGCCAATTCTCCAATCTCGCCGTCAACGCGCTTGGAGACGACGGCATTCCGTCGAATGTCCGCGCCCTGAGCGGCGCGACGATCACGACCAATGCCGTCCTGCGCGCCCTGCGCACGGCGATCTCGGATTACCAGGTCGCGAGTGGCCGCGACTCCAAAATGACTGTAAGCGGCGCGACACAGAAAGACCACGTTGACGGGCCAGGGGACGGACAATGA